Proteins found in one Colletes latitarsis isolate SP2378_abdomen chromosome 8, iyColLati1, whole genome shotgun sequence genomic segment:
- the LOC143344267 gene encoding uncharacterized protein LOC143344267, with amino-acid sequence MIFTPMEHESLLSAVVCHRRKPGQEFATLYLNADNEKEKESQTTESVRSGHPKGNWIRKLGNYSPTKHELPGSFSRFNGTKTLQKNKLGDSYETISSRGTSESSQSLEMPDLESIIREFEGGFLSPRKQDADTGASKQKNFVKKIVAAFEERYKTYNDLKVEQEARSGGEKVSQGSTPTKTPKRRSAIFSSPFKSASGSPNSTENCENSNDESGIVSTPSKKNSEQSKVFRRSGIFGSPSKMADDEDEAEDGNESSISSTPSKNKDDTKGSRRSRIVTSPIYRIESDLERQDESRRRLSSYFDPTETSLDDTKTVESIDLETSLPEPDETILLDENDLPKTSTMIDESKGCKNEGRKVSFADKAPKIIGAFLKKPIEVEDTSIDWIPITGKKLPRKRSLKRLLASFTGRMTSDKKSKMYSSERNLCEESSERHDSGYDERSCSSSSLTSLVSITEILLHQENSYVEPERRGALRTFRSRISNVQDEDEAFFDAYSTSRKPGKKKLLLNEVPRGEVKLDLGPTYPSVSSFTTMSLDRRSICKKVHSPVLNRSPLTKVPKHPFLNGIPKHPFVSLTKIDKFEDTSDSESVVVKNDLYEVEFRRSCVDLITTTSFSKRSSTGSDYDVPRRFLSKSETEIPKACQSFATGSHVKTIYDVPRANSLERPRSSEYDDPLPLPLSSMKRSASMADSILPDVYAIPCDKISHYATIKPRNNKMYLCVDVLQNSGHDLSVAEKRSF; translated from the exons CTGAACGCGGATaacgagaaagagaaagagtcgCAGACGACGGAGTCGGTGAGATCGGGTCATCCGAAGGGAAATTGGATCAGGAAGCTTGGGAATTACTCGCCGACCAAGCACGAACTTCCTGGTAGCTTCTCGAGGTTCAACGGGACGAAAACCCTGCAGAAAAACAAGCTAGGCGACAGCTACGAGACGATATCTTCTCGCGGAACATCCGAGTCGTCCCAGTCGCTGGAAATGCCGGACTTGGAGAGCATCATACGCGAGTTCGAGGGTGGTTTTCTGTCGCCCAGGAAGCAGGACGCGGACACGGGCGCGAGCAAACAGAAAAACTTCGTGAAGAAGATCGTCGCTGCGTTCGAGGAGAGGTACAAGACATACAACGATCTCAAAGTCGAGCAGGAAGCCAGAAGTGGCGGTGAAAAGGTCAGCCAGGGATCCACGCCGACGAAGACGCCGAAAAGAAGGTCCGCGATCTTCAGCAGCCCCTTCAAGAGCGCTTCCGGTTCTCCAAACTCGACGGAAAATTGCGAGAACTCAAACGACGAGTCCGGGATCGTTTCGACGCCTTCGAAGAAGAACTCGGAACAGTCGAAGGTCTTCAGGAGGTCTGGAATCTTTGGTTCGCCTTCGAAGATGGCAGACGACGAGGACGAAGCTGAAGATGGGAACGAAAGCTCCATTTCTTCGACTCCATCGAAGAATAAGGACGACACGAAGGGCTCGAGGAGATCGAGGATCGTAACGTCCCCCATTTATCGCATTGAGTCAGATCTAGAGCGTCAGGACGAGTCCAGGCGAAGACTGAGTTCGTATTTCGATCCGACGGAGACGTCTCTCGACGACACGAAGACTGTGGAGAGCATCGATCTCGAGACGAGCCTGCCAGAGCCGGACGAAACGATTTTGCTGGACGAGAACGATCTTCCAAAGACCAGCACGATGATCGACGAGAGCAAAGGATGCAAGAACGAAGGTCGAAAGGTTTCGTTCGCCGACAAAGCGCCGAAAATCATCGGGGCATTCCTGAAGAAGCCGATCGAGGTCGAGGACACGTCCATCGATTGGATACCAATCACCGGGAAGAAATTGCCCCGCAAAAGGTCCTTGAAGAGGCTGCTCGCCTCGTTCACCGGCAGGATGACGTCCGACAAAAAGAGCAAGATGTACTCTTCTGAGAGGAACCTCTGCGAGGAATCGTCCGAGCGTCACGATTCCGGATACGATGAAAGATCTTGTTCCTCGTCCTCGCTGACctctctggtttccatcacggagATCCTGCTGCATCAAGAGAACTCCTACGTCGAGCCGGAAAGAAGAGGCGCTCTCAGAACGTTCCGATCGAGGATCTCCAATGTGCAGGACGAGGACGAGGCGTTCTTCGACGCGTATTCCACCAGTCG TAAACCGGGCAAAAAGAAGCTGCTCCTCAACGAGGTACCGCGAGGGGAAGTGAAACTGGATCTCGGACCGACGTATCCCTCGGTCTCGAGCTTCACGACGATGTCCCTGGATCGAAGATCCATCTGCAAGAAGGTCCACAGTCCGGTGTTGAATCGTTCTCCGTTGACCAAAGTGCCGAAACATCCGTTTCTGAACGGCATCCCTAAGCATCCGTTCGTCTCCCTGACGAAGATCGACAAGTTCGAGGACACCAGCGATTCGGAGTCGGTGGTCGTCAAGAACGATCTCTACGAAGTGGAGTTCCGCAGGAGCTGCGTGGATCTGATCACAACGACCTCGTTTTCCAAGCGTTCCTCCACCGGCAGCGACTACGACGTCCCGAGGAGGTTCCTCTCGAAATCAGAAACGGAGATCCCGAAAGCTTGCCAGTCTTTCGCGACCGGAAGTCACGTCAAGACGATATACGACGTTCCAAGGGCGAATAGTTTGGAGAGACCCAGATCCAGCGAGTACGACGACCCGCTTCCGCTTCCGCTTTCGTCGATGAAACGAAGCGCCAGCATGGCCGACTCGATCCTCCCCGACGTTTACGCGATCCCCTGCGACAAAATATCCCACTACGCCACCATCAAACCGAGGAATAATAAGATGTACTTGTGCGTAGACGTGCTGCAGAATTCTGGTCACGATTTATCCGTCGCGGAGAAGAGATCCTTTTAA
- the LOC143344269 gene encoding uncharacterized protein LOC143344269: MKEMGLFQRDFAEHYSRQDALPKARIRVKPFDVETTFAELAAEKKYHPSKYHGPDSQLHSAVYPAVCIMKVFGLAPYDFTGNQIVPSNVCLVFSLAFLVLYSYIIYMVFMRFIVTKREKSIVAAVETAKVIVNYLVAVYELISTTLNRRSFVRIWNGLQDFDEKLDRLGYPRKETKNKICVWVLLISQTIAWTLVNLSGMYAYSEPWAFNISYMCIYLGTAVAVYKLFGMVSFIGQRFHQLNLIARENLPPKIGYKSSTVSRKTVQDLHNELMLIAESLNNIYWWSLLFWLGNLCVHSVSNLYFIIDWVMLTSWSRIPWRMLFNMLFWLIVYVAQLLALHIACHYATTEANSMGAIITEWNARVMKKFPHDDSVRTSLHFLNRRLRFSAGGLFDVNLPLLCSIIGVLSTYLIILLQFPA; this comes from the exons ATGAAAGAGATGGGTTTGTTCCAAAGAGACTTCGCCGAGCACTACTCCAGACAGGACGCCCTCCCGAAGGCGAGGATCCGCGTGAAACCCTTCGACGTGGAGACTACGTTCGCGGAACTGGCCGCGGAGAAGAAGTATCACCCTAGCAAGTACCACGGTCCGGACTCCCAATTACATTCGGCAGTTTACCCCGCCGTTTGCATAATGAAAGTGTTCGGGTTGGCGCCGTACGATTTCACGGGCAATCAGATAGTGCCCTCCAACGTCTGCCTCGTGTTTTCCTTGGCCTTTCTGGTCCTCTACTCCTACATCATATACATGGTGTTCATGAGGTTCATCGTAACGAAGAGGGAGAAGTCGATCGTGGCGGCGGTCGAGACTGCAAAG GTGATCGTCAACTATCTCGTGGCCGTGTACGAACTGATCTCGACCACGTTGAACAGACGGTCGTTCGTCCGTATCTGGAACGGTCTTCAAGACTTCGACGAGAAGCTCGACAGGCTCGGTTACCCGCGCAAGGAGACCAAGAACAAGATCTGCGTCTGGGTGCTTCTGATCAGCCAGACCATCGCCTGGACTTTGGTCAATCTCAGCGGCATGTACGCGTACTCTGAGCCCTGGGCCTTCAACATCAGCTACATGTGCATTTACCTGGGCACCGCGGTGGCCGTGTACAAGCTCTTCGGGATGGTGAGCTTCATCGGCCAACGTTTCCATCAGCTGAACCTGATCGCCAGGGAGAATCTGCCGCCGAAGATCGGTTACAAAAGCAGCACCGTCAGCAGAAAG actgtCCAGGATCTTCATAACGAATTAATGTTGATCGCCGAGTCACTCAACAATATCTACTGGTGGTCGTTGCTGTTCTGGCTAGGGAACTTGTGCGTGCACAGCGTCAGTAACTTGTACTTCATCATCGATTGGGTGATGTTGACGTCCTGGTCGCGTATACCTTGGCGCATGTTGTTCAACATGTTGTTCTGGCTCATCGTATACGTAGCTCAGCTTTTGGCCCTTCACATTGCCTGCCATTATGCGACTACGGAG GCGAATTCCATGGGCGCCATTATCACCGAGTGGAACGCCAGAGTAATGAAGAAATTTCCACATGAC GACAGCGTTCGCACGTCGTTGCATTTTTTGAACAGGCGTCTCCGTTTCTCCGCCGGCGGGCTTTTCGACGTGAATTTGCCGCTTCTGTGCTCG ATCATCGGTGTACTGTCGACATACCTGATCATCCTCCTGCAGTTTCCAGCCTGA